From Brevinematales bacterium:
TAGAAATGTAATACTTGAAAGGAAATTTGGAGCACCTCTTGTGACTAATGATGGCGTAACCATAGCAAAAGAAATTGAGCTTGAGGATCCTTATGAAAATATGGCAGCCCAACTTGTTAAAGAGGTTGCCACAAAAACGAATGATGTTGCTGGTGATGGAACAACTACAGCAACGTTGTTAACTTATGCTATTGTTAAAGAGGGTATAAAGAACGTTACTGCTGGTGCTAATCCGATGATGATAAAAAGAGGAATTGACAAAGCATCTGAAAAAATAGCTGAAGAGATAAAAAAGATAGCAAAGCAGGTTCAATCTAGTGATGACATAAAGAATGTAGCTACAATTTCAGCTAATAATGATACTAAGATAGGAGATCTACTTGCTCAGGCAATGGATAAAGTGGGTAGAGATGGTGTTATAACTGTAGAAGAAGGTAAATCTCTTGAAACAACTCTTGAGGTTGTAGAAGGTATGCAATTTGATAGAGGATACATATCTCCTTATATGGTGACTAATGCAGATACAATGACTGCTGAACTTGAGAATCCATTTATATTGATTTATGACAAGAAGCTTTCTTCGGTAAGAGAAATTGTACCACTTCTTGAAAAGGTTGCTCAATCTGGTAAGCCTCTTCTCATAATAGCAGAAGATGTTGAAGGAGAAGCATTAGCAACGCTTATATACAATAAGCTGAGAGGTGGGTTGCTAAGTGTTGCTGTTAAAGCTCCTGCTTTTGGTGAAAGAAGAAAGGCTATGCTTGAAGATATAGCAATACTTACTGGTGGTCAGGTTATATCTGAAGAAAAAGGAATGAAACTAGAAAATGCTACTGTTGATATGCTTGGTAGAGCACAGAAAGTTAAGGTTGATAAAGAAAATACCACTATTATAAACGGTGCTGGAAACTCAAAGGATATACAAGCAAGAATTGCTCAAATAAAGAAGCAAATTCAAGAAACAACATCAGATTACGATAGAGAGAAACTTCAAGAAAGGCTTGCTAAACTATCTGGTGGTGTTGCTGTTATCAAAGTTGGAGGTGCTACAGAAGTTGAGGTAAAAGAAAGAAAAGCAAGAATAGAGGATGCTTTACATGCTACGAAGGCGGCTGTAGAAGAGGGTATAGTTCCTGGTGGTGGTGTAACTTATCTATATCTTGCTTCTAAACTAGATGATATAAAGATTGACTTCCCTGAAGAAAAAATAGGTATTGAAATTGTTAAGAAAGCTCTTGAAGCGCCTTTATATCAGATATGTGAGAATGCAGGGATTGATGGAGCTGTTGCGATAGAAAGAGTTAAGAATAATAAGTTTGGTTATGGATACAACGCATTGACAGATAAATGGGTTGATGATCTTGCAAAGGATGGTGTTATTGATCCAGCAAAGGTTGTTAGAAGTGCTATACAGAATGCTATAAGTATAGCAGCATTAATTCTAACAACCGAAACACTTGTATCAGAGAAACCTGAAAAGAAGAAAGATTCAACATCTCAACCAGGTATGGGAGATTTTGAGTATTAAGCAAAAAGGGGGGGATACCTCCCCTATCTTGTGAAATTAACATTTGTTATTATAACTATCATTTTCCCTATCTCGGTGGGTGGTATTGTAAGGTTACCGTATTTTGTAGGTACAACTATATTAGGAGATGTTATAGTGCCTTTAACCATTTCTCCTTTGAATGTTTGTATGCTGTGAACGTTATTAGTTACCATGGTTATCCTTTGTATTGATGTTATGTTAAAATTGAGTTCTCCATAGTCGGTTCTAACCCTGATATTTATATTTGTATATTGTGGTGGCATTGGGACGTTTATTACAGATCCATCAATAGTTACTATAGTAAGCTTATCTGAAAACCCATTCACGAAAGTAAGTGTAAGTGCTAGTGTTAAACAAAAAATAGTAAAGTATTTCATAAAACACTCCGTATGAAATATCGGAATGTTACTATTCATAATTTTACTCATAATAGAGGTATATAGTGTTGTTTTATAATTCGAGACTCTCTAGGATTTTTGATAAACATGGTGTAAATTTCATATCTCCATTTTTATTATCTGAATATTGACCACGCTAGTTAGAGACATTGATAACACTGAGACTATGCTTATTACAAATTTATAACGATTTCGTAGAGTTTGGTTTTCTATTTTGATTTTAGAGTTCTTATCAGTACTTTAACAAGTTCGATAGCATCGAAATTTCCACAATCTTTTTGGTTGTTCATGCACATTTCCATATGTCCTTCCAAAAGTTTTACAATAGTTTCGTTTAATGCTGATTTGACTGCTGATAATTGAAGTACTATTTCTTCACATGCTCTGTCTTCTTCTATCATTTTGGATATTGATTCAAGATGTCCTTTGGCTCTGCTTATTCTATTCTTTAAATTTTCCTTTAGTTCGTGTGAAAGATGGGATGGTTTATATGTTTCTACATTTAGTTTCTTTTCCATAAGTTTAATTACATGTCAAAATATTCTTTTAGGATGTTCTTTATCTCTGGGCTTTTGAGTTTTTTGAGAGCCTTTGTTTCAATTTGTCTTATTCTTTCTCTTGTAACTTTGAATATATATCCTACTTCTTCAAGAGTATGGACATAACCATCTTCTAGGCCGAATCTCATTTTTAGCACTTTTTGTTCTCTTTTGGGCAGAGTTGATAAAACTTGTTCTATAACTTCTGATAGTAGATTGTTCATAGTTTTGGTATACGGATTTACGGATTTTACATCTTCTATAAAATCGCCAATGTTAGCATCCTCACTTCTTGCAGTTGGACTGTCTAAGGATATCGGATCTTTCATTGAGTTAAGTATCTGTGCTATTCTTGCTTCTGGTACTCCCATTCTTTCGGCTATTTCATGGTTCATAGGTTGTCTTCCTAACTCTTCCATGAGTTCTTTTTCAACTTTTCTTATTTCGTTAACATATTCTATAAGATGTATTGGAATTCTTATAGTTCTTGATTGTTCAGATATAGATCTTGTTATTGCTTGTTTTATCCACCAAGTGGCGTACGTTGAAAATTTAAAACCTTTTTTGTATTCAAACTTTTCAACAGCTTTCATTAGGCCTATATTACCTTCTTGAATTAGGTCAAACAATGATAAACCTTTGTTTACATATTTCTTTGCTATTGATACAACTAGTCTTAAGTTTGCTTCTATCAATTTATGTTTTGCTTTTTCAATCTTTTCTTTTGCTGCTTTTACTCTAGAATACCATTCATCTAGTAGGGATAAATCTTCAATATTTAGCTGCCTTTTTATCTTATTTATAGCAGCTTTTGCCCTTTTTATTCTTGCTATGTCTGTTATAAGGTCATCATCTGTAAGTTCGGCTTCGTATAAAAAGTAATCATCTAGGTATTTAAGATCTTCCATTTGTTCTATCTCATCAACAGGTTTGCTATATTTGAGCTCTATGTCTCTGAGAATCTTGAGATTATTTTTTGTTTCATTATATAGGTCTATTATTCTGTCAGCGCTTCTCTTTATGAGATCTATATTAAGGTTGAGATCTTTTATTTCGTCAAGTAGCACTTTTCTAACTTCTTCAACTTCTTTAACTGGTACAACTTCAGGTGGATATTGCTCGTGTATGGTTTTTATTCGCTTAAGCCCCCAACTAACTATATCTCTAAGTTTTTTTATCCTTTCGGACAATGCTTTTCTATCTTTGGGTGAAAAACTGTATATTCTCGGCAAAGAAAGCACTTCGTATAGTTTGCTTCTACTTTCTTTTGCTCTATCTAATGCTCTCTTAACTTCAAATATTATTACACCAGATTCGTTTGCAACTCTATAGATTTCTTGGTTACCTTCTTCCATTTGTTTCGTAAGTTCTATTTCTTCTTCGTGTGTTAGTAGTTTTACATAACCTATTTTTTTCATGTATATTCTAAGTGGGTTATCATTAGTTGAGAAACCGTCAATATTTATAAGTTTTGGATCAATTTCTTCATCGTTCTTTATGTCTTCTATTATTTCTATTCCCATCTTTTGTAGGATATTAAATAGGTATTCGACTTTTTCAGGGTCAAAATCTTCGGGTAGAAGATCGTTAATCTCTTCATAAGTTATTTTGCCTTTTATTGAACCAAGAGATATGACTTTTTTTACTGCTGGAATACTCATTATTTCTTTTTCTATGTCAATATCATCTTCATCTTCTTCACTGCTTGTGTTGTTAGATTTGTCTGAAATTGTGTTCTCAGAAGAACTATCAAGATCGTTATCTTCTGAGTATATGTCTTCAGATAGAGTGTCACTTTCAGGGATTTCATCGTCTATGTCATTATATGTTTCATCGTTATTTTCGTCTCCTGTTTCGAAGTTGTCTTCATTTTCAATTTCATCTACATAGTGAAATCCTTCCAAGTTTTCTTTAATCTCTTTTGACTTTTTATACATAAAACCTCCTTAAGAAAACTAAAACGAAAAACTGATATTTAAAGAATTAACACTAACAATATGCATAAAACGAAAAATCACCTATATAATATATACAAAAAAAATGAAAGAAATCCTAAAATTACTCTATTTTCTGATAGAAAATTTACAAATTTTTATTCTAAAAATCAAGGATTTTTATTTTGGCTATAATTCTCATTAATACTCTTGGAGCCTTGATTCCTTTTGTCTAGTTTATCAGGAGTTGAGATTTGGTTGTGTAAATTAGGATTTTATCAATTTTAGTTTTTATTAGTTTTTATTTAGTTATTTCATTTGGGGTTTTTTGAGACAAAGATTTTTTAGTTTAATTTGGGTTTTTTAGTTATATCTATAGGATTTTGGAAAAATATACCCTCCCCACTTATGTAATTTGGTTTTGTACCTTCTATTAGTACAAGTACTTTTTTGACTTTAGCGTACTCTCCTAAAGTATATGCTATTTGGTATATGGCGTATAAAACTCCAGTACCACCGTACTCATTAAATTCTATGTCATCTGAAATGTTCAAAATTAATATATCATCAGAAACTTTGTAGTCTATCAGTCTTACATTACTTCTTATAAATGATACTTCCTTTTCGGTGCTTTTGATCTTTTTTAAACTTTTGAAAACTTCAAGTAAGTTGTTATCCTGGATATTAATACTTTTTGATGATAACACCAAGTTGTCTTCAGAAACTCTGTAATAGAATATAAGTGCTGATCTGCTTGTTACATTTTTTTGATCGATATAGTTTTTCGAAGTAGACTTTTGTTTATTTGTTTTTGTCTCAGGTTTTATATCAGTTTGGTTTGTTACTATCATTTCAAGTACTTCTTTTTCTCGTGGTGTATATGAATTTGTTTCAACTGTGTTTGATAGTGAATTGGGTATATCTTTGACTATTTCTGTACTGTAATGCTTGTTGTCTTGAAATACATTTACAAAATTCTTTATGGAGTTTCCAGCAAAATCATAAATTATGTACACTATGCCAACTATTGCTATAATGAAAAGTATAACTACCATAATCTTACCTAGATAATTCTTTCTCCTATTTTCGCTTCTTTTTGTTTTGGTAGCCCTTCTGTTTAGAGTCTCTCTTTTTTTACTCTTAGGCATATATAGTTATTTACGGAATTGTAACGAAAACTGTTAGTAGTACCATATGTAGTTTATGGAGTATAGTTTATAAGGAGTTAAATTTGAAAACATTTTATGAAACTGTTTATTGAATTTAGATTTCCGATTATTCAAAATATATCAAAGATCTAGGTAAATTTATGAAAGTTGAAAAAGTGAATGATATTTTTATAGTAAGGTTAAGTGGTGTTATAAATGTTCAATCTTCTCTTGATCTTGAAACGCAAATTACTTTGCTTATAAATGAGAAAAATCCTCGTAAGGTTATAGTAGATTTTTCTGATGTTCAGCATATATCTAGTAGTGGTTTAAGAGTTATAGTAAGTTTTTACAAAATGGTGATATCAGAACAGGGTAAATTTGCGATATCGGGACTTAATAGCAATATAAAAAAGATATTTAAAATTGTTGAGTTAGATACAGTATTCGATATATATGATACGCTTGAGGAAGCAATACAAAAAATATCATGAGGGTATTTTGTTATGGTGATAGCCAAAATAGGGGATAGATCGATAACTTCAGAGGAATTTATAAACTCTTTTTTATCGCTTTTAGTAGGGTATACAACTTTTGAAAAATCAGGAAATACAAAGCTATCAAGGGATGATATTGAGAAATTTTCAAAACTTATGTTTGATATAACTCTCGAAGAGGTAATAACTAGAAATTCGATAGTTTTGATGGCTGAAAAAAGAGGTATTGTTAATAACTTAAGTGCAAGTTCTGATATAGGTTACCTCAAAGATATTATGTCTTCGAAACTTGAACTCATAGGTGTTGGAGATTTTTCTTCTCATATATCTTTAGAAATTCTAGAAAGAATAATAAATCAAACTAATCTCATTTCAAAGTTAATTGAAAACGAATTAAAGAACTCTGGTATTTTAGATTATGAAAAGATAAAAGAATATTATGATATCCAGTTTAAGGGATTTCTTCTACTTTCTTTTCTATTTGCATCAATACCTAAAAGTACTTCTGAGAGTGAGAAAAACGAACTTATTAATAAGATAAAAAATGATAAACCTTTTGATGTGGAGTTGTTTTATACTAACGATTTAAATAAGATAGTTTATTATTATGAGAACATAGATGTCTTTAAGTATTTTACTAGTAGTGAAGATTTTGAAAACCAAAAGATGTATAAACTGTATGATATATTGTCTCTAATAGGTATAGAACCTGAAAATATGTTGCTAGATGAAAAATTGACTAATAGTGTGATTTCTATAAGTACGGATAATAGAGAAAACTACTATAAATTTACAAGAATAGATTATGATAAACCTAATTTCAATGATGAAATATATGAATATATGAGAAATGAGGTTTTAAACTCAATGTACGATGAAGTTTATGATAAGATGTATGATGAATCATCTGATATTTTATCTGTGAAATATGAAGAAGAGAACTTAAAGTTATTAGAAAAAATTATAAGACCGATTTCAAAAAAGTGGTTTGAGAATTTCAGTAAGCTGAGTGATTTTTAAATCTTTTGATTGATCTTAAACTCATGCACGAATTTAAGATAAACAGCTTGAAATAAGAACTTATAAACTTATATACTTGGAGATATATGATTACAAAAGAAGTTGTTAAGAAGGTAGCAGAACTTTCTAGATTGAGTTTTTCTGAAGAAGAGCTTGAGAAGTTTGCAGAAGAATTCAGTAATATAGTTTCTTTTGTCGAAATGATAGGGGAACTAGATACTGAAAATATTGTCCCATCACCGTATCCTATTGACATAATAAATGAGCAAAGGGAAGATATTGTGAAGCCAAGCGACAAAGTTGAAAATATGCTTAAAAACAGCCCGAAGAGAAAAGGTAATTTTATAGTAGTTCCGAAAGTTATACAGAAGTAGGAGATTAAAATGGTGTGGGATATAGTTTTTATAGTATTATCTTTTCTTTTAGGGAGTATTCCATTTGGTAAAGTAATTGCGTCGTTTAAAGGAATTGATATAACTAAAGAAGGTAGCGGAAATATTGGAGCTACTAATGTATTCAGGACAGTTGGTAAATTTTGGGGTGTTATAGTTTTGATACTTGATGCTTTGAAAGGTGCTATACCTACGTTCGTTGTTTGGTTGTTTTGGAAGAGTAATAACATAACATTTTTCTTACCAGAAGTTTATGTGTTTGTTGGGGTGTCTGCTATATTGGGACATATATTCTCTCCATTTGTTGGATTTAAGGGAGGTAAGGGGGTGGCTACTTCATTAGGTGTTTTCCTTGTTTTGACACCGGTTGGGACACTTATCGGTGCACTCGTTTTCGGGATATTTATTCTTATCTTTAGAATAGTATCAATATCTTCGATTGCTGCTACTATATCTGTATTTTCTTACTTACTTATTTCTTCAATAATTCAGAATAGTTTATCGAATAATTATGTTTTAATTTCAACTACCTTTCTTGTTATGTTTTTGATAATTATTAGGCATTCTTCAAATATCAAGAGACTTTTAAAAGGAGAAGAGAAAAAAATAGTATGAGAATAATACACAAACCAGAAGAAATTCAGAGAGAAATGATAAGTCTAAAAAAATGTAATAAAACAATAGGATTTGTGCCTACTATGGGAGCTCTACACGATGGGCACTTGTCGCTAGTTAGGCAGTCAAAAAAAGACAATGACGTTACAGTAGTTAGTATTTTCGTAAATCCAATACAATTTGGTCCTTCGGAAGATTATGATCGTTATCCTAGGCAGTTTGATAAAGATAGGAAAATACTCGAAAAGGAAGCAGTAGATTATGTTTTTTATCCTTCTGTAGATGATATGTATCCCGATGGATTTGAAACTTATGTAAACCTTGAGAAGCTACCTAATCATCTTTGTGGACTTTCGAGGCCAGGACATTTCAAGGGAGTTGCTACTGTTGTTTCAAAACTTTTTAATATAGTTCAACCTGATAGAGCTTATTTCGGACAAAAAGATTATCAACAGGCGCAGATAATAAAAAAGATGGTAAGAGATTTAAACTTTCCCATAGAAATTGTAATGATGCCTATAGTTAGAGAAGAAGATGGACTTGCTATGAGTTCTAGAAATGTTTATCTGTCTGATGAAGAAAGACAAAGAGCATTGTATGTGTATAAAACACTACAGAAAGCTAGAGAAATTATCCTTTCTGGTAGCCGTGATGTAGCTGAGATAAGAAAGACACTTTCTAACTTTATAGAGCCATTTGTGTCAAAGGTTGATTATATAGAAATAATTGATCCTGAAACGCTTGATAGTCTTAAAGAAATACCTCAAAAGGGTAGTGTTGTAGTGGCTATAGCGGTTTTTATAGGTAGAACTAGGTTAATCGATAATGAGATAATTAGCTTGTGATATGAGCCCCTACTTAAGTAGGGGCCTAGATTTTGGTATTTAGAAAGTTATAAAATACCATCCAACTAATGTTGATGATGTTATGTTGTATCCTATGCTTATTTCTCCTATATTCCCTAGGTTTATATCTATACCACCAATGATAGTGTACCCAAATCCTGTAGATAGGCCAAAAGATGGATCAAACTCAAAGTATATGCTTAGAGGTCCTACTATGTTTAGTACAGGGGCAATTATTATGGATATTAGTAATTCTGGAGTAGATGTAATGAATGTACCTATCAAGTTGAGTTCTATTCCCAATATATCAACTGGTTTTATAAGAGTATGATACTGTAAAGAAGCTAATATGCTCCCAATATAACCTACCTGTAAAGCTACAATGTTATACGGTAGTAGATCTGACTTACCGAAGTCATATCTAGGCATAATCCAAGCTCCGCTCCAATTAAAACCATTACCAGATAGTGATATTGATGATAGGTTTGCTAGGATGTCGATATTGTCGGTAAAACCGTATCCAATGACTAAATCTGCTGATACGCTATCAAATGAGGTTGGTAGATAAATAAACGGGTTCAAAGCAAACTTACCTTGTCCTGTCATTCCTACCCAAGCAGAGAAGCTAGCACTAAATCCAACCGTTCCGAGTATTGACAAAATACTCAAAACTATTATTGTTCTTTTCATACATACCTCCTGTTTTACGTTTTACAATCAAGTAATATGCCAAATTGGTTGATCTTCTTGAATACCTTTAAATTCAAGATGTTTGAAAAAATTATTTTGCTAAAAGCATATATAAAATTTTGCTCAAATGATAAGCAACTAAAATAAAATGATGTATTTTTAGGCATTAATAGAAAGTATTGTTATGTATATGATTTAGTTAATCCTTACTAATATTATGATTTACTGAGCGTTCTAGAAAGGAATATGTAAAGACAATTATAATGTAGTTTATGATTTGGAATGGTGTGATACAGAAATACAGGGATTTGATACCAATAATAACAGATAAAACACCAATTGTTACCCTTTTAGAAGGAAATACGCCACTCATAAGGGCTTATAATCTCGGTAAAGAGTTAGGTATAGATTTATTCGTGAAGTATGAGGGCTTAAATCCTACTGGATCTTTCAAAGACAGAGGAATGACTGTTGCTATATCGAAAGCTTTAGAAAGAGGAGTTAAGGCTACTATATGTGCTTCGACAGGTAATACGTCTGCTTCTGCTGCTGCGTATTCTGCTAGAGCTGGTATAAGATCAATAGTTCTTATACCCAAAGGATATGTTGCAATTGGTAAATTAGCACAAGCTATGATTTATGGAGCCATAGTACTTGAGGTTGAAGGAAACTTTGATGATGCTCTAAATGTTGTTAAGGCTTCAGAAGATGAACTTGGTATTGAAATAGTAAATTCTATAAATCCTACCAGACTTGAAGGACAAAAAACTGCTGCTTTTGAGATATGTGATGTTTTAGGTAGGGCACCTGATATTCAAGTTATGCCAGTTGGAAATGCTGGTAATATAACATCGTATTGGATGGGATATAAACAATACAAAGATATAGGGAAAATAAATTCTCTTCCCAGGATGTTTGGAATACAGGCAAGTGGGGCTGCGCCTATAGTTTATAATAGGGTTTTTGAAAAACCTGAAACTATAGCAACTGCGATAAGAATAGGTAATCCAGCAAGATGGAAAGAAGCAGTTGTTGCTAAGGATGAATCAGGTGGTAAAATAATAGATGTTACTGATGAAGAAATAATAGATGCTTATAAAAAAATAGCATCAAAAGATGGTATATTTATGGAGCCTGCATCAGCAGCATCAGTAGCAGGGCTTATAAAGCTAGTCAAAACAGGAGATATACCGAAAGGATCTCTAGTGGTATCAATTGCTACTGGAAATGGATTAAAAGATCCAAATACAGCAATCTCAAACTTGCCTCCTACCTTTACAATAAAACCATCAATTGATGAAGTGAAGAAATTCATTTCTTGAAATGCTATGTTATGTACTAATATGGGTTAAAGTATTTAAATCGCATTAGGTGAGTTATGAATGATGGTATGTTTAAGTATTTTATGATATCTGTTTTGATACACACTTTTGTGATATTTTTAGTGTTGTTTAACTGGAATGTACCCTTTCCGAAACTTAGGAATGATAGTCATAATCATGATAAGATGCTTTTACTCATAAAATTTAGCCTAGATAACCAAAAGTTACAACAGGTTGAAGATAAAAAAAAAGGTGTTACTAAACAGACAGAAACTCATAAAGTAGTTGATGGACAAAGTGTTCAAAGTCAAAACTTAGTTGAGAATGTTAATGAGGTAACTTACGAAACTGAAAGATCAATCAAAACTGAGGGACAAATAATTCCACCTAGGATATTATCTAATCCACCTATAAACTATCCATTATCTGCTAGAATAAAAAGGATAGAAGGTAAAGTTTCTATTGAAATTGTCATATCAACGAATGGTAGGGTGAAGGATTGTAATGTAGTACAAAGTAGTGGTAGTAGTTTATTAGATAATGAAGCTATAAAGTACGTAAAAAATATATTATTTGAACCTGCTAGAGATGAATTTGGTAATCCAATTGAGTTTAACACCATTTACGTGGTTCATTTCGTACTCAGATAGTTAGATTGTCAGTGATTGTTTGACAAAAATAAGGTTATATTTGAAATTGATAAAATGCATAAATGTTTTATGTAGTTAATTTTTTTACGGTTTAGTAACTTTCCTTGATGGTTTTGAAACTTATTTGCTGTGACAATAAAATTTTAGGAGTTGAATATGTTAAGATGCTACTTAATAGGATTGTTGGTTTTAAAGCTTTAGTATTTACCATTTTTGTATTCTTGTAATGACTTAACCTTAAATTCTTTTTCTTTTATAGACTTTAGTGCTTCAACTGCTGCATACATTGCTGGTACAGTTGTGATCAAGGGAATTTTATATCTGATAGCTAATTTTCTAATACTTACTTCATCTTTAATAGATTTTCTTGTCCGAGTTGTATTAAATACCATTCCTATTTTGCCGTTTTTTATCTGATCTAGTAAGTCTGGTCTTCCTTCACCTATTTTTAGAACTAATTCTGATTGGACACCGTTTTGATTTAGGAAGTTGTGGGTACCGGATGTTGCGTATATTTTTACACCTATTTCTTGTAAGGATTTTGCGATATTCAATATTTTATGCTTATCTTTATCATCTATGGTTAGTAGTACACTTTTGAGTGAAAGGTTAGTTCCTGCAGCGATTTCTGCTTTTGCATAAGCCATTGGGAATGTTTCATCTATGCCCATAACTTCACCTGTTGATTTCATTTCAGGTCCTAGTATAGGTTCAACTTCAGGGAATTTATCAAAAGGTAATACTACTTCTTTAACTGCGTAGTAGTTTAATTTTGGTTCCTTAACACCTATTTCTTTTAGAGATTGACCTAATATAACTCTTGTTGCTATTTTTGCCCAAGGTATTCCTGTTGCTTTGGATACAAATGGGATTGTTCTAGAAGCTCTGGGGTTAGCTTCTAAAACATATACCTCTCCATCCTTGACTGCGTACTGAATGTTTATAAGTCCTATTACATTTAGTGATTTTGCTATACTTATGGTGTATTCTTTTATTTTGTTGATTATTTTTTCTGATAATGAAAAAGGTGGTAAAACTGTAGCACTGTCACCAGAATGTACTCCTGCCTCCTCGATGTGTTCCATAATCCCAGCTATTACAACATCATTTCCATCACTTACTGCATCAACATCAATTTCTATAGCATCTTGAAGAAATTTGTCTATTAGTATTGGTGATCCTTCTGAGACTTTTATTGCTTCTCTTGCGTATTCAAGAAATTCTTCTTCACTATATACTATATTCATTGCTCTACCACCTAATACATATGAAGGTCTTACTAATACTGGGTATCCGAGTTCTTCGGCCATTTTTAGAGCAGATTCTATACTTGTGGAAGTTCTACTTTCTGGTTGTTTTATGTTAAGGTTGTTTAAAAGCTCTCTAAATTTTTCTCTATCTTCTGCTATGTCTATACTTTCTGCTGATGTTCCTAGAATTTTTACACCTGCTTTTCTAAGTTGGAGAGATAGTTTCAGAGGTGTTTGTCCACCAAACTGTAATATTACACCATCAGGGTTTTCTTTTTCTATTATATTCATTACATGTTCAAATGTGAGTGGTTCAAAGTATAATCTACTTG
This genomic window contains:
- the groL gene encoding chaperonin GroEL (60 kDa chaperone family; promotes refolding of misfolded polypeptides especially under stressful conditions; forms two stacked rings of heptamers to form a barrel-shaped 14mer; ends can be capped by GroES; misfolded proteins enter the barrel where they are refolded when GroES binds) → MAKIISFGENARQSLLRGIEKLANTVKVTLGPRGRNVILERKFGAPLVTNDGVTIAKEIELEDPYENMAAQLVKEVATKTNDVAGDGTTTATLLTYAIVKEGIKNVTAGANPMMIKRGIDKASEKIAEEIKKIAKQVQSSDDIKNVATISANNDTKIGDLLAQAMDKVGRDGVITVEEGKSLETTLEVVEGMQFDRGYISPYMVTNADTMTAELENPFILIYDKKLSSVREIVPLLEKVAQSGKPLLIIAEDVEGEALATLIYNKLRGGLLSVAVKAPAFGERRKAMLEDIAILTGGQVISEEKGMKLENATVDMLGRAQKVKVDKENTTIINGAGNSKDIQARIAQIKKQIQETTSDYDREKLQERLAKLSGGVAVIKVGGATEVEVKERKARIEDALHATKAAVEEGIVPGGGVTYLYLASKLDDIKIDFPEEKIGIEIVKKALEAPLYQICENAGIDGAVAIERVKNNKFGYGYNALTDKWVDDLAKDGVIDPAKVVRSAIQNAISIAALILTTETLVSEKPEKKKDSTSQPGMGDFEY
- a CDS encoding metal-sensitive transcriptional regulator, which codes for MEKKLNVETYKPSHLSHELKENLKNRISRAKGHLESISKMIEEDRACEEIVLQLSAVKSALNETIVKLLEGHMEMCMNNQKDCGNFDAIELVKVLIRTLKSK
- a CDS encoding sigma-70 family RNA polymerase sigma factor, encoding MYKKSKEIKENLEGFHYVDEIENEDNFETGDENNDETYNDIDDEIPESDTLSEDIYSEDNDLDSSSENTISDKSNNTSSEEDEDDIDIEKEIMSIPAVKKVISLGSIKGKITYEEINDLLPEDFDPEKVEYLFNILQKMGIEIIEDIKNDEEIDPKLINIDGFSTNDNPLRIYMKKIGYVKLLTHEEEIELTKQMEEGNQEIYRVANESGVIIFEVKRALDRAKESRSKLYEVLSLPRIYSFSPKDRKALSERIKKLRDIVSWGLKRIKTIHEQYPPEVVPVKEVEEVRKVLLDEIKDLNLNIDLIKRSADRIIDLYNETKNNLKILRDIELKYSKPVDEIEQMEDLKYLDDYFLYEAELTDDDLITDIARIKRAKAAINKIKRQLNIEDLSLLDEWYSRVKAAKEKIEKAKHKLIEANLRLVVSIAKKYVNKGLSLFDLIQEGNIGLMKAVEKFEYKKGFKFSTYATWWIKQAITRSISEQSRTIRIPIHLIEYVNEIRKVEKELMEELGRQPMNHEIAERMGVPEARIAQILNSMKDPISLDSPTARSEDANIGDFIEDVKSVNPYTKTMNNLLSEVIEQVLSTLPKREQKVLKMRFGLEDGYVHTLEEVGYIFKVTRERIRQIETKALKKLKSPEIKNILKEYFDM
- a CDS encoding GerMN domain-containing protein, which gives rise to MPKSKKRETLNRRATKTKRSENRRKNYLGKIMVVILFIIAIVGIVYIIYDFAGNSIKNFVNVFQDNKHYSTEIVKDIPNSLSNTVETNSYTPREKEVLEMIVTNQTDIKPETKTNKQKSTSKNYIDQKNVTSRSALIFYYRVSEDNLVLSSKSINIQDNNLLEVFKSLKKIKSTEKEVSFIRSNVRLIDYKVSDDILILNISDDIEFNEYGGTGVLYAIYQIAYTLGEYAKVKKVLVLIEGTKPNYISGEGIFFQNPIDITKKPKLN
- a CDS encoding STAS domain-containing protein is translated as MKVEKVNDIFIVRLSGVINVQSSLDLETQITLLINEKNPRKVIVDFSDVQHISSSGLRVIVSFYKMVISEQGKFAISGLNSNIKKIFKIVELDTVFDIYDTLEEAIQKIS
- the gatC gene encoding Asp-tRNA(Asn)/Glu-tRNA(Gln) amidotransferase subunit GatC; translated protein: MITKEVVKKVAELSRLSFSEEELEKFAEEFSNIVSFVEMIGELDTENIVPSPYPIDIINEQREDIVKPSDKVENMLKNSPKRKGNFIVVPKVIQK
- the plsY gene encoding glycerol-3-phosphate 1-O-acyltransferase PlsY, whose product is MVWDIVFIVLSFLLGSIPFGKVIASFKGIDITKEGSGNIGATNVFRTVGKFWGVIVLILDALKGAIPTFVVWLFWKSNNITFFLPEVYVFVGVSAILGHIFSPFVGFKGGKGVATSLGVFLVLTPVGTLIGALVFGIFILIFRIVSISSIAATISVFSYLLISSIIQNSLSNNYVLISTTFLVMFLIIIRHSSNIKRLLKGEEKKIV